CGTTCAGGTACGGGAGCGGCAGTCCCACCACCTGCGCCATGCGGACGGCCCCCACGTCCAGTGGCGGCGTGAACGTCCCCGCGTCGTCCAGCCAGCGGTACGCGTCGGCCGCGCTGACGGCCGTGCCGGGATTCAGCAGCACCAGATGCAGCGGCTGCAGCGCGACCGGCGTGCGCCGCTCCCCGATGCCCTCCACGAGCGCCGCGCCCGGCGTCAGGAAGAACGGCACGTCCGCGCCCAGCTGCACCGCCAGCCGCTCCAGGTCCACCCCGGCGGGCCGGAGGCGCGCGAGGGCCAGCAGCGTGCCCGCCGCGTCGCTGCTTCCGCCGCCCAGTCCCGCCGCGAGCGGCAGGCGTTTCTCCAGCACGATGTGCGCGCCGCCGTCCAGGCCCGCCGCGTCCAGGTACGCGCGCGCCGCCCGGTACACGAGGTTCCGGTCGTCCGTCGGCAGGTCCGCGCCGCGCACCTCCAGCGTGAGGGTGCCTGCGGGCGCGACGCTCAGCGTGTCGCCCACGTCGAGCGGCACCATCAGGGTGTGCAGCCGGTGGTACCCGGCGTGCGGCTCGCCACGCGGGACGATCCCCAGCACGCTCAGGCCGAGGTTGATCTTGGCGGGGGCGAACACACGCAGCGCGGAACCCATGACGGCCAGCGTAGCAGCTTCCCTTCCCGCTCAGGCTCGGACGACACCTGACACGTCCCGCGCCCCCGCACGCTGGCACAATGGGTCGCGTCCCCCACACCTCGCGCCCCTCACCCCGTCCCGGTCCCCTGGAGAACCCATGCCTCACGCCCGCCCCGCCGCCCCCGCTCTCGCCCTTCTCCTCGCCTCCGTCCTCGCCGCGTGCGGGGGAGACGTCACGTCTGTCCCGGGCGCCGACATGAGCGTCCAGGCGCGCGAGGTGTTCACGCTCACGAACGCCGTCCGCACGCAGGGCATCACCTGCCGCGGCGTCACGTACCCCGCCAGTCCCGCCCTGACCGAGGACCGCAACCTGAACTTCGTCGCGCAGCAGCGCGCGCAGGACATCGCCCGCACCGGCGAGTTCGTGCACGACCCCAAGCAGTCCAGCAGTTACGTGGCCCTGATCGAGGGCATGCGGTACAGCACCGTGTACCCGTACACCGACATCGGCGAGAACCTCGGCATGGCGGGGACGGCCACCAGCGTCGTCACGCAGTGGCAGGCGAGCGTCAAGGGGCACTGCGAGACGCAGTTCACCGGCATCTACATCGACCCGGCCGGGCAGCAGCGCCCCGGCTTCAGGCGCATGGGGGCGGGAGAGGCCGTCAGTGGAGGCGGTCAGCACTACTGGGTGACGATCTTCTCCCGCTGACGAGGGTGCCGCTCATCCGGCCGCAGGGAACGGGTCGCCGAGGCTGGACAGGGGAGAGCCGCTCCCGGTCCTTCAGGGCTGCGCGGCGTCCCACATGGCAGCCAGCGCCTCCGCGAGCTGCAGGTCGCCGGGCGTCGTCACCTTGAACAGCGTCGCCTCGCCCGGCACGAGCGTCACGGCGTGCCCCGCCCAGTGCAGCAGGCCCGCGTCGTCCGTCGCGGCGTGCCCCTCCCGCGCCGCCCGCGTGTGCGCGGCGAGCAGCCAGTCGCGGCGGCCCGCCTGCGGCGTCTGCACCGCCCACAGGCCCGCCCGCTCGACCCGCTCGCCCCACCCGGTCCCGTCCGCCCGGACGAGCGTGTCCGCCACCGGGAGCGCCACCGTCGCCGCGCCCGACGCGCGCGCCGCGTCCAGCACCGCACGCACCGTGCCTGCCCCCAGGAAGGGCCGCGCCGCGTCGTGCACCAGCACCACGTCCGCGTCCGACGCTTCCAGCAGCAGGCGTACGCTGTCCTGCCGCGTCCCGCCGCCCGTCACGGCCCGCGCGCGCACGCCTGCGGGCAGCGTCTCGCCTTCCGGCAGGGCCACGATCACCTCCGACA
This genomic window from Deinococcus aquiradiocola contains:
- a CDS encoding 4-(cytidine 5'-diphospho)-2-C-methyl-D-erythritol kinase encodes the protein MGSALRVFAPAKINLGLSVLGIVPRGEPHAGYHRLHTLMVPLDVGDTLSVAPAGTLTLEVRGADLPTDDRNLVYRAARAYLDAAGLDGGAHIVLEKRLPLAAGLGGGSSDAAGTLLALARLRPAGVDLERLAVQLGADVPFFLTPGAALVEGIGERRTPVALQPLHLVLLNPGTAVSAADAYRWLDDAGTFTPPLDVGAVRMAQVVGLPLPYLNALQPGVTARHPEIAEALSALAGAGLHSALMSGSGSTCFALAASRAQAEEAASALQQDRPDWWVRAASSV
- a CDS encoding CAP domain-containing protein; amino-acid sequence: MPHARPAAPALALLLASVLAACGGDVTSVPGADMSVQAREVFTLTNAVRTQGITCRGVTYPASPALTEDRNLNFVAQQRAQDIARTGEFVHDPKQSSSYVALIEGMRYSTVYPYTDIGENLGMAGTATSVVTQWQASVKGHCETQFTGIYIDPAGQQRPGFRRMGAGEAVSGGGQHYWVTIFSR
- the ispD gene encoding 2-C-methyl-D-erythritol 4-phosphate cytidylyltransferase; the encoded protein is MSAGRVAALIPAAGSGTRLGRGPKAYVTVAGRTLLERSVEALRPHVSEVIVALPEGETLPAGVRARAVTGGGTRQDSVRLLLEASDADVVLVHDAARPFLGAGTVRAVLDAARASGAATVALPVADTLVRADGTGWGERVERAGLWAVQTPQAGRRDWLLAAHTRAAREGHAATDDAGLLHWAGHAVTLVPGEATLFKVTTPGDLQLAEALAAMWDAAQP